From Roseofilum reptotaenium CS-1145:
AGCACCGGACGCATCGACCGTTCCCAACTGAAAATCATCTGGCAATCCGATCCTCTCCCCAATGATCCGATTGCCGTGCGTGGTGGACTGTCTCCAGAGCTTAAAGCTCAATTGCAACAACAGTTAGCGAATCTTTCAGTAGAAGAAGCACAAACCCTATTGCCAGAAAACTATACCGGGTTTGTACCTTCCGATGGCAGTAACTATTCACCCATCCAAGCAGCCGGTAAATCAGTCGGTAAGCTCTAATGCTGGTCATGGGTCATGGGTAATGGGTTGCCCTCTATGCCTTTTGCCTTTTGCCTATTCCCTATTCCCTATTCCCTAATGACTAAACTCGAACCGAGATCGCTCCATTCTTTCTCCAAGTGGGAGTCTATTCTCAATACCCATGAGCAAGAGCAGCGCAGTTTAGGACGACTGCTGAAACGAGGATTTTGGGGAGTCGTGGCGATCGCCGTTTTAATCGCTAGTTGGCGGTTATCGGAAATCTCTCCAGCAGACTTTTGGACGGGTTTACCGCGCTTGGGGAATTGGTTAACGCGACTTTGGCCCCCGGATTTTGCGGAATTACCCGATTTTTTAATCGCTACGGCTGAAACCTTGGCGATCGCCATTATGGGAACCCTCACCGCCATGATCGCCGCTATTCCCCTCTCTGTCTGTATCGCTCGACCCCTCTCTCCCATTCCCCAACTCGCTCCCGTCTTGCGTTTGCTACTCAATCTTCTGCGGGGTATTGATACAGCGATCTTTGCCCTCTTTTTCGTCTCCATTGTCGGATTAGGCCCCTTTGCTGGGGTTTTAGGAGTCGCTTTTCATACAACTGGATCAATGGCCAAGCTCTATGTTGAAGTTCTAGAAACTTTGCCATTAGAGCCGATAGAGGCGATCGAAGTAACAGGAGCCGATCGTCTGCGGACATTTATTTTTGCGGTTCTTCCCGAAGCCCTCCCTGGACTCATTGGTATTACGCTCTACCTCTGGGAATTTAACGTGCGCTCCTCTGTCATTCTCGGTATTGTCGGTGCAGGAGGAATCGGTTATGAAGTGCTGGTGAGCCTGAAACTGTTGGATTTTTCCCGCTTAACCACAATTTTGTTATTGATTTTAGCCATGGTGAGTGCGATCGATGCCCTCAGTGCCTATGGACGAAAGCAATTAACCCTTAATCCTTAGTACTTATAGCCGTTCCCTCCCCCCACGTCCCCATTCCCCCATACCCTATCCATCTCTTATCCAAACGATAACCTCACTCAGAGAATCCATCTTCTATACTGGGGTCATCTATGTTCGTTTTTTCTCCTTAAGAGGATAACTGGGTTGAAGACCATGAAAAGACGTTATTTCCTAACCTTCTCCCTCGGACTGTTAGTTAGTTGTGCCGCAAACCGGCAGACTTCAGACGATACCACCCCTGTGGACAATACTTCTGTAGCTCCCTTAAAATTAGCCATCAGCGATGTTCAAGGACTTGAAGACCTCAAAAGAGACTATGAACCCTTTCGGGCGGCGCTAGAGGAAAGCTTTGGGAAGTCGATAGAATTTTATCCAGTTGATAGCTATACAGAAGTCGCTTCAGCTTTGCAAGCAGGAGCAGTAGATCTATCAATTATTGGGCCGTCTGAATATGTGTTAATTCGCGCTCGGACGAATGCTATTCCTGTGATTGGCATTACTCGACCGAATTATCATGCAGCGATCGCCCTTCCCCCCAACTCGCCAGTACAATCGATCCCAGATCTACAAGGGAAAACCATTGCCATGATCAAAGTAGGTTCTACTAGCGGTCATTTAGGGCCAACTGATATGTTTGTCAGTGCGGGACTCGATCCCAAAACCGATTATCAAGTCAAAATGTTAGGTCGAGAAGGCTCCTTAGCCGCACTAAAAAATGGGGCAGTAGAGGCTTGGGCGGGGCCAATTACCGATTATGAAGACTTTTTAGAAGCAGAAGGGGTTTCTCCTAGTGAGTTTCGCCTCTTAGCTAAGGGGCCTGCTCTACCCAGTGATGTATTAATTGTTAATAGTCGGATGAAACCAGAGGAAGTAGAAAATCTGCGCGATCGCATCTTAGCCGATCAAGAGTCCATCGTGAGAGCGTTAGGGTTTACTACAGCCAACAAAAGCAAGTACAAAGCATCTACGTTAATTGCTGTAGACGATCAAGATTACGATATGATACGCAATGTATATCGCGCGATCGGAGAAGGGAATTTCCTCTAAGGTAATTGGTCTTTTTCGATCTCAGAAGGTTTGAGTATAGCAATGGTCAGTAACTCCCTACGTTGGACGATGATTGATCGATTAAACCAGTGGTGGACTAACTCATCCTTCAGGGATCGGGTGGTGGAGCAGATCAATCATCTGAGTATTGGTCAGAAAATTGCGATCGGATATGGATTCTCCTTGGGAGTTGCCATTTGTGGTTCCTTAGCTGGGCTGTTTATTGGAGAATATTATCAGCATAGAGCAAACGAAGAATTGGCGATCGCCTCGCGCCAACAACTTCTCCTAAAAGATCAGGAAAATGCCATCCTCGCCATCCGTTTACATCCCCAAAGACTCATTGGCATCCTCGGAGACACCATTTGGTTTAGCTATGAAGCGGATAAATTTATTGCTGATATCGACCGGGTAGAACAAGCCAACCAAGCCTTTGAGCAGTTTTTGCAAAACTATGCTTATGCTTCCGATGTTGATCTGCCAAAATTGCAAGACACCCTAGCTAGATACCGTCAGGTAACCCAACAATATAAAGATCTCATTCTCGAACTTTGGCAACAACTTGACCCCCCTAGTCTCACCGCCAACCAAATTGCACCCGCACGGCAAACAATTATCAATACTCTCACCTCCCAAGAAGCCACAAAAATTGAAATTGAATTTGACCGCTTGCTCGAAAATTTGGTTTGGATTGAAGAAGTCATTGATAACCAATATCACAGAGCAGAACATGAACGCATACAAGCCGAATATCTGCGGCGGTGGATTATTGTTGTCAGTATTGCCAGTTCTCTCCTCCTCTCTAGTTTACTGGTTTTCTTAACCAGTTCGGCGATCGCTCGTCCCCTCCAGTCCCTAGAACAAGTCGCCACCCAAATCACCCAAGAATCTAACTTTAACCTCCGTTGCCAAGTCACCACCCAAGATGAAGTCGCCACCGTTGCCCAAGCCTTTAACCAACTGGTAGAACGCATCAGTATCTATACCCAGGAACTCGAACAAGCTCGCTTCGCTGCTGATGAAGCCAATCAAGCCAAAAGTGAATTTCTCGCCAACATGAGCCATGAACTGCGAACTCCCCTCAACGGCATTCTCGGCTATACCCAAATCATGGAACGTACCCAAGACCTCAATACCCAACGGCACGGAATAGAAATTATTGAACAATGTGGAACTCACTTACTCAATCTGATCAACGATATCCTCGATTTAGCCAAAATTGAAGCCCGTAAACTCGACCTTATTCCCCAAGAATTCCATTTGCCAGCCTTTCTTTCGGGTATTGCAGAAATGTCTAGAGTTCGTGCAGATAACAAAGGAATTCAATTTCAATATAGCGAACACCCAGGACTACCCAAGGCCATAATGGCAGATGACAAACGCCTGCGTCAAGTCCTCTTAAATCTATTAGGAAATGCAATTAAGTTTACCCATCAAGGGCGCACTATCTTACAAGTTTATCCCCTTGAAGACTTACCGACGACTAGCGAAAAAAACATCTGGTTAAGATTTAGTATCCAAGATACTGGAGTGGGCATGAGCTTAGAGCAAGTGGAAAAAATCTTCTTGCCCTTTGAACAAGTCGGCTCGAAAAGTCAACAAGCCCAAGGGACTGGACTGGGTTTAGCCATAAGCCAGCAAATTGTGCGCTTAATGGGTGGCGAAATTCAAGTCACCAGTATTCTTGGTCAAGGGAGTCAATTTTGGTTTGACTTAGAACTGCCCATGGCTGAATCTTGGGGAACCATTATTCATCAAGAACAAAACGAAATTGTAGGTTATGTTGGCCATCGACGCAAAGTGCTGATTGTTGATGATAAGGAAGTCAATCGACAAATGCTACGAGAAGTGTTACTCTCTCTAGGTTTTGACTGTTGCGAAGCGGCCGATGGAGAAATCGGATTAGCTCAAGCAGAAAAGTTCCATCCCGATCTGATTCTTACCGATTTAGTCATGCCTGTTTTAGATGGTTTTGAAATGACCCGTAGACTTCGCACTCAACCTCAGTTTGAAGGACTTACGATTATTGCTTCGAGTGCCAGCGTCTTAAGTCAAGATCAAGTCGCCAGTCTTGAGGCTGGGTGTGATGATTTCTTGAGTAAACCGATTGATTTTCAGCAATTGTTTTCTCTGTTGAAAAAGTATCTATATTTGGACTGGGAAACTCGTTCTCTAGTCCCTTCCAACCCGGCTGTTGAACCGATCAATCTTCCAAAATCACAAGAAATCCCGCCTCTAGAATCGTTGGAAAAAATTATTGAAGTGGCGAAAATTGGCGATATTGAGGCTATTGAAATAGAGGTAAAAGCGATTCAAAAAAACAATATCGGTTATCATGGATTTTGTCAGCAAATCATGCAAAAACTGGATGAATTTGACGATCAAGGGATTATTCAATTGATCAATGGTTATACGAAGGGTTGATGTTAGCCTTTTTTCTTTACGATAGCAGTG
This genomic window contains:
- the phnE gene encoding phosphonate ABC transporter, permease protein PhnE, giving the protein MPFAFCLFPIPYSLMTKLEPRSLHSFSKWESILNTHEQEQRSLGRLLKRGFWGVVAIAVLIASWRLSEISPADFWTGLPRLGNWLTRLWPPDFAELPDFLIATAETLAIAIMGTLTAMIAAIPLSVCIARPLSPIPQLAPVLRLLLNLLRGIDTAIFALFFVSIVGLGPFAGVLGVAFHTTGSMAKLYVEVLETLPLEPIEAIEVTGADRLRTFIFAVLPEALPGLIGITLYLWEFNVRSSVILGIVGAGGIGYEVLVSLKLLDFSRLTTILLLILAMVSAIDALSAYGRKQLTLNP
- a CDS encoding PhnD/SsuA/transferrin family substrate-binding protein, producing MKRRYFLTFSLGLLVSCAANRQTSDDTTPVDNTSVAPLKLAISDVQGLEDLKRDYEPFRAALEESFGKSIEFYPVDSYTEVASALQAGAVDLSIIGPSEYVLIRARTNAIPVIGITRPNYHAAIALPPNSPVQSIPDLQGKTIAMIKVGSTSGHLGPTDMFVSAGLDPKTDYQVKMLGREGSLAALKNGAVEAWAGPITDYEDFLEAEGVSPSEFRLLAKGPALPSDVLIVNSRMKPEEVENLRDRILADQESIVRALGFTTANKSKYKASTLIAVDDQDYDMIRNVYRAIGEGNFL
- a CDS encoding ATP-binding protein yields the protein MVSNSLRWTMIDRLNQWWTNSSFRDRVVEQINHLSIGQKIAIGYGFSLGVAICGSLAGLFIGEYYQHRANEELAIASRQQLLLKDQENAILAIRLHPQRLIGILGDTIWFSYEADKFIADIDRVEQANQAFEQFLQNYAYASDVDLPKLQDTLARYRQVTQQYKDLILELWQQLDPPSLTANQIAPARQTIINTLTSQEATKIEIEFDRLLENLVWIEEVIDNQYHRAEHERIQAEYLRRWIIVVSIASSLLLSSLLVFLTSSAIARPLQSLEQVATQITQESNFNLRCQVTTQDEVATVAQAFNQLVERISIYTQELEQARFAADEANQAKSEFLANMSHELRTPLNGILGYTQIMERTQDLNTQRHGIEIIEQCGTHLLNLINDILDLAKIEARKLDLIPQEFHLPAFLSGIAEMSRVRADNKGIQFQYSEHPGLPKAIMADDKRLRQVLLNLLGNAIKFTHQGRTILQVYPLEDLPTTSEKNIWLRFSIQDTGVGMSLEQVEKIFLPFEQVGSKSQQAQGTGLGLAISQQIVRLMGGEIQVTSILGQGSQFWFDLELPMAESWGTIIHQEQNEIVGYVGHRRKVLIVDDKEVNRQMLREVLLSLGFDCCEAADGEIGLAQAEKFHPDLILTDLVMPVLDGFEMTRRLRTQPQFEGLTIIASSASVLSQDQVASLEAGCDDFLSKPIDFQQLFSLLKKYLYLDWETRSLVPSNPAVEPINLPKSQEIPPLESLEKIIEVAKIGDIEAIEIEVKAIQKNNIGYHGFCQQIMQKLDEFDDQGIIQLINGYTKG